The proteins below are encoded in one region of Aequorivita iocasae:
- the porQ gene encoding type IX secretion system protein PorQ has translation MTQKVFLVVSLLISQLLAAQIGGRATYQFLNLVNSPRMAALGGKVVTNYDYDPTQPLLNPASINPAMDNQLSLNYTNYIGDVNYGTATYAYLWDRRTQVLHAGVTYVNYGKFDGYDELGNPTNSFSGGEVALSLGHARNIAFTNFHVGVNVKLISSTLENYSSFGGALDIGLMYVYEDWDLHITGVARNLGTQFTPYHEEYEPLPFELIFGISQTLQNVPIRWHFTMENMQQWNIAFSNPSREETDLEGNTQKENINFIDNAFRHMIAGIEVFPESGFNIRLGYNFRRGEELRIAEKRAFAGLSAGFAIKLNKLRLSYSYSKYSTAASSSFFGLNIDLQ, from the coding sequence ATGACCCAAAAGGTTTTCTTAGTTGTTTCCTTATTAATATCTCAGCTTTTGGCGGCTCAGATAGGAGGTAGGGCAACTTATCAATTTTTAAACCTAGTAAATAGCCCACGGATGGCTGCGTTAGGGGGAAAAGTAGTAACAAACTATGATTATGACCCCACCCAGCCTTTGTTAAATCCAGCCAGTATTAATCCAGCAATGGATAACCAACTTTCTTTGAACTACACAAATTATATTGGTGATGTAAATTATGGTACTGCCACCTATGCTTATCTATGGGATAGAAGAACACAGGTATTGCACGCTGGAGTTACTTATGTGAATTATGGGAAGTTTGATGGGTATGATGAACTTGGAAACCCGACGAATAGTTTCAGTGGTGGGGAAGTAGCACTTTCCTTGGGTCATGCCCGAAACATTGCTTTTACAAATTTCCACGTAGGTGTAAATGTGAAACTGATTTCTTCAACTTTGGAAAATTATTCTTCTTTTGGAGGAGCACTGGATATTGGCCTTATGTACGTTTACGAAGATTGGGACCTTCATATTACAGGAGTTGCAAGAAATCTTGGAACACAGTTTACGCCCTATCACGAAGAATATGAGCCCCTTCCTTTCGAACTTATTTTTGGAATTTCTCAGACCCTTCAGAATGTGCCTATTCGCTGGCACTTCACTATGGAAAATATGCAGCAATGGAATATAGCATTTTCTAATCCTTCCAGAGAAGAAACCGACTTGGAGGGAAATACCCAAAAGGAAAACATTAATTTTATCGATAATGCTTTTCGGCATATGATTGCGGGTATTGAAGTTTTTCCCGAAAGCGGGTTCAATATTCGTTTGGGATATAATTTTAGAAGAGGTGAAGAATTGCGAATAGCAGAAAAGCGTGCATTTGCAGGGTTAAGTGCAGGATTCGCAATTAAATTGAATAAATTGAGATTGAGCTATTCCTATTCAAAATATAGTACCGCAGCTTCCTCAAGCTTTTTCGGACTAAATATAGACTTACAGTAA
- the cmk gene encoding (d)CMP kinase, with protein MQKITIAIDGYSSTGKSTVAKQLADHLGYVYVDSGAMYRAVTLYAMQKGIISKKHFDVEKLKKSLSEIHLKFHKEAAWNKAHIFLNGKDVEDKIRNLEVSEFVSPIATIHEVRAKLVAQQQQMGLEKGVVMDGRDIGTVVFPRAELKIFMNASAEERAQRRYKELLARGEKIHLDEVLKNIQERDHIDTTRADSPLLQAKDAIVIDNSEMNLQDQFHTVLQLAKDRIAGRI; from the coding sequence ATGCAAAAAATTACTATTGCCATAGACGGATACTCCTCTACCGGAAAAAGTACGGTTGCCAAACAATTGGCAGATCATCTAGGCTATGTTTATGTTGATAGTGGGGCTATGTACCGGGCAGTAACGCTATATGCCATGCAAAAAGGTATTATCTCAAAAAAGCATTTTGATGTTGAAAAACTAAAAAAGTCGCTTTCCGAAATTCATTTAAAATTTCACAAAGAAGCAGCTTGGAACAAGGCACATATCTTTTTGAACGGAAAGGACGTAGAAGACAAAATAAGGAACCTTGAGGTTTCAGAATTTGTAAGTCCGATAGCAACAATCCATGAAGTACGTGCAAAGTTGGTTGCCCAACAGCAACAAATGGGTTTGGAAAAAGGTGTGGTAATGGATGGAAGAGATATTGGCACCGTAGTATTTCCGCGTGCGGAATTAAAAATTTTCATGAATGCTTCTGCTGAAGAGCGCGCGCAAAGAAGATACAAAGAGCTTTTGGCACGAGGCGAAAAAATTCATTTAGACGAGGTTTTGAAGAATATTCAGGAGCGCGACCATATAGATACTACAAGAGCTGACTCTCCATTGCTACAGGCCAAAGATGCCATAGTGATTGATAATTCTGAAATGAATCTGCAAGATCAGTTCCACACTGTACTTCAGCTTGCTAAAGACCGAATTGCGGGTCGCATATAA
- the mscL gene encoding large-conductance mechanosensitive channel protein MscL — MASFFQEFKNFAIKGNMIDMAVGIVIGTAFNNVISTIVKKIVMPPLSLLTDGVNLANKKYVLRPASGTSEEIAIGYGELMEVLIDFFIIAFTIFVVIKSINRFKKKAEDPKDKSVETPKDIQLLSNIKKLMEEQNALLKKK; from the coding sequence ATGGCTTCATTTTTTCAGGAATTTAAAAATTTCGCCATAAAAGGCAATATGATTGATATGGCGGTAGGTATTGTTATTGGCACCGCCTTCAATAATGTAATAAGCACAATCGTAAAAAAAATAGTAATGCCCCCGCTGTCATTGCTTACCGATGGAGTAAATCTTGCCAACAAAAAATACGTTCTGCGCCCTGCAAGCGGCACATCAGAAGAAATTGCTATTGGTTATGGGGAACTGATGGAAGTATTGATTGACTTTTTCATCATTGCATTTACCATATTTGTCGTCATTAAGTCTATCAATCGCTTCAAGAAAAAAGCGGAAGACCCTAAGGATAAATCTGTTGAAACGCCCAAAGACATCCAACTTCTTTCAAATATCAAAAAATTGATGGAAGAACAGAATGCTTTACTTAAAAAAAAGTAA